In a genomic window of Nyctibius grandis isolate bNycGra1 chromosome 4, bNycGra1.pri, whole genome shotgun sequence:
- the INS gene encoding LOW QUALITY PROTEIN: insulin (The sequence of the model RefSeq protein was modified relative to this genomic sequence to represent the inferred CDS: inserted 2 bases in 1 codon) — MGILLPTKQSSXLGANFPPSLTATSLGLTLLTMALWIRSLPLLALLALSSPGTSHAVANQHLCGSHLVEALYLVCGERGFFYSPKARRDIEQPLVSGPLHGEVGELPFQQEEFEKVKRGIVEQCCHSTCSLYQLENYCN; from the exons ATGGGGATATTACTACCAACCAAACAGTCTTC TCTCGGAGCAAATTTCCCTCCATCTCTTACTGCCACTTCTTTGG GTCTCACCCTGCTCACCATGGCTCTCTGGATCCGATCGCTGCCTCTCCTGGCCCTTCTCGCTCTTTCCAGCCCCGGGACCAGCCACGCAGTTGCCAACCAGCACCTCTGTGGCTCCCACTTGGTGGAGGCTCTCTACCTGGTGTGTGGAGAGCGGGGTTTCTTCTACTCCCCCAAAGCCCGACGGGATATTGAGCAGCCTCTAG TGAGCGGTCCCTTGCATGGCGAGGTCGGAGAGCTGCCCTTCCAGCAGGAGGAGTTTGAGAAAGTGAAGCGAGGGATCGTTGAGCAATGCTGCCACAGCACCTGCTCCCTCTACCAACTGGAAAACTACTGCAACTAG